GAACGCGCGACGGGCGAGGCTCGCTCGCCCAGCTCGTGGGTCGACCGGGGAGAATTCAATTGCCATGGTGATGACTCCATCCAATGGTGATCGCGCGACGACCGCGAAGCCATTACTCACGTCTGACAAGGGGCCCGACCAGCCATATCGCTTGCTCCGGGCACGCCACCACGCAGAGGCCGCAGCCCCGACACGCATCGGCGTTCGGCGTATAAGCAGTCCTTCTGCCGTGCGCCCAGAGCTTGAGCTTCACCAGGAGAGGCATCGCGTCGAACGTCTCGTCGTCCATGGGGCCGACTTCGAAGACATCGTACGGGCAGACTGCGACACAGTCCCCCTTGCCCTCGCAGCGCCTCGCGTCCACTGCGGGGTAGAAGACTCCCGGGTCTGCCTTGCACTCTGCGCCCGGTCGCTTCGGATCAGCCGCGGCACGCCTCGTCTTCACGGGATTCCTGCTCACTCGATGCCCTCCCGCGATCCGCGGCGCAGGGCATCCACCGAGGCCGCCGTGTCGCGTTCCTGATAGGTAGTGATGCGGAGCACACGCCTCTGCGTCGCAAGGCACGTGCCATGCGCAGCGACGCGAACCGGAGAAGGAGAAAGCGCCGCACCTCCCCGGTGCCGAGACCAGCGCCGGGAGATCCGGCACATTCGCCGAATCCCGGCACGCTCAGCGGGCGCGTTCGATTCCGAGTCGCTTCATGCGGTACTGCAGCGTCGTGCGCTTCATTCCCAAGCGAGCCGCCGCGCCCTTGGGACCGCCGAGCATCCAGTTCGCCTCTTCCAACGCGCGCAGGATGTGGGCGCGTTCGGCGCTCACCAGCACCTCGTCGCCGTTCTCCGCCGCGGTGGCGGGAGGACGTCGGGGGCCGAGCGCGTCGAGCGGCACTTCGAGGATCCGGCCGCGTGAAAGGATCAGCGCGCGCTCGACGAGGTTGGCGAGCTCGCGAACATTGCCCGGCCACGGGTATCGGCGCAGCGCTTCGAGCGTCTCGGCGGAGATGACCTCCACCTGCCGATTCATCGGGCGCGCCAGCCGCTGCACGAAGTACCGGACGAGCGCGGGGATGTCCTCCGACCGCTCGCGCAGCGCCGGCACGCGGATCGGAAAGACGTTCAAACGGTAATAGAGGTCATCCC
The nucleotide sequence above comes from Candidatus Eisenbacteria bacterium. Encoded proteins:
- a CDS encoding 4Fe-4S binding protein, producing MDDETFDAMPLLVKLKLWAHGRRTAYTPNADACRGCGLCVVACPEQAIWLVGPLVRRE